A region of Toxotes jaculatrix isolate fToxJac2 chromosome 23, fToxJac2.pri, whole genome shotgun sequence DNA encodes the following proteins:
- the LOC121177080 gene encoding LOW QUALITY PROTEIN: alpha-2 adrenergic receptor-like (The sequence of the model RefSeq protein was modified relative to this genomic sequence to represent the inferred CDS: deleted 1 base in 1 codon; substituted 2 bases at 2 genomic stop codons) — translation MPTFNQSRIYTXNXARIAGMDSSNASGMDAFTVIHLNSSWSLDSGYSLAAIAGIAALVSFLILFTVVGNILVVIAVLTSRALKAPQNLFLVSLATADILVATLVMPFSLANELMGYWYFGKVWCGIYLALDVLFCTSSIVHLCAISLDRYWSVTQAVEYNLKRTPKRVKCIILIVWLISAFISSPPLISIDSNDIGSQPQCVLNDETWYILSSSTASFFAPCLIMILVYIRIYQVAKTRTRGMSGKNPRPDGVTQTENGLSKATSPFHGERENGHCQCPPTPSQRTITIGPQTEDADMEESSSSEGKGHKTQQQDSQRAPRASQKKSSLSKHSTRISRVSNKSMDLFASRKKRRRSSLARKKVSQAREKRFTFVLAVVMGVFVVCWFPFFFSYSLYGVCRNSCKIPDPLFKFFFWIGYCNSSLNPAIYTIFNRDFRRAFQKILCKSWKKSF, via the exons ATGCCAACATTCAACCAGTCCAGGATTTACACATAGAACTAA GCGCGCATAGCCGGGATGGATTCGTCTAACGCCAGCGGAATGGACGCGTTCACGGTGATCCACCTGAATTCCTCCTGGAGCCTGGACAGTGGATATTCTTTAGCAGCGATAGCCGGCATTGCTGCTCTTGTAAGTTTTCTCATTCTCTTTACCGTTGTTGGAAATATTCTGGTGGTTATTGCTGTGCTAACGAGCAGGGCGCTGAAAGCCCCCCAGAACCTCTTTCTGGTCTCTCTGGCCACCGCGGACATCCTGGTCGCCACTTTGGTGATGCCATTTTCTCTGGCGAATGAACTCATGGGCTACTGGTATTTTGGAAAAGTTTGGTGCGGTATTTATTTGGCTTTGGATGTTCTGTTCTGCACTTCGTCTATTGTGCATCTGTGCGCAATAAGCCTGGACCGGTACTGGTCCGTTACGCAGGCTGTAGAGTACAACCTGAAGCGGACTCCTAAACGCGTCAAGTGCATCATCTTAATTGTGTGGCTTATATCTGCTTTCATCTCATCACCGCCGCTCATATCTATAGACAGCAATGATATCGGATCTCAGCCTCAGTGCGTGCTGAATGATGAAACCTGGTACATCCTCTCCTCCAGCACCGCGTCCTTCTTCGCTCCCTGCCTAATCATGATCCTGGTGTATATCAGAATATACCAAGTGGCCAAAACCAGAACCAGAGGCATGTCGGGAAAAAATCCCAGGCCAGACGGTGTTACACAAACCGAGAACGGACTGAGCAAGGCCACCTCCCCTTTCCATGGCGAGAGAGAGAACGGTCACTGCCAGTGCCCGCCTACGCCCAGCCAACGCACCATCACCATCGGGCCACAAACTGAGGATGCTGACATGGAGGAGAGCTCCTCCTCAGAGGGCAAAGgtcacaaaacacagcagcaggactctCAGAGAGCCCCGAGGGCCAGCCAAAAGAAAAGCTCCCTCTCCAAACACTCCACTCGCATCTCCAGAGTTAGTAACAAATCCATGGACCTCTTTGCCTCCAGGAAGAAACGTCGCCGGAGCTCCTTAGCCAGGAAGAAGGTCTCTCAGGCCAGGGAGAAGAGGTTTACATTCGTCCTGGCTGTGGTCATGGGGGTTTTTGTTGTGTGCTGGTTCCCCTTTTTCTTTAGCTACAGCCTGTACGGTGTGTGCAGGAACTCCTGTAAGATACCTGACCCACTCTTTAAATTCTTCTTCTGGATTGGCTACTGTAACAGCTCCCTCAACCCCGCCATCTACACCATCTTCAACCGGGACTTCAGACGAGCCTTCCAGAAGATCCTCTGCAAGTCCTGGAAAAAGTCCTTTTAA